The Achromobacter pestifer genome includes a region encoding these proteins:
- a CDS encoding ABC transporter ATP-binding protein — protein MSPLLQAEAVSRQFSIRSGMFRPRSTLHAVNGVDLAVERGAVLGIVGESGCGKSTLARMLLGLTPPTEGAIRLDGQDIRSLGRRALARRVQPIFQDPYSSLNPRRSIASIVSLPLEVHGIANPKQQKAIEMLERVGLPPRLAHNTPGQLSGGQRQRVAIARALVMHPEIVICDEPTSALDVSVQAQIMNLLMDLRREFNLTYVFISHNLAVVEHIATQVAVMYLGRVVESAATAQLFHDPRHPYTQALLASVLTPEPGLGIPDMGLGLSFPDPLRPPSGCPFHPRCQQAMAQCKTERPALTRRAQSVVACHLYPPTPNGAQQP, from the coding sequence ATGAGTCCCTTGCTGCAAGCCGAGGCCGTCAGCAGGCAGTTCTCGATCCGCTCGGGCATGTTCCGGCCGCGCAGCACCCTGCATGCGGTCAATGGCGTGGACCTGGCAGTGGAGCGCGGCGCGGTGCTGGGCATCGTCGGCGAATCGGGCTGCGGCAAGTCCACGCTGGCCCGCATGCTGCTGGGCCTGACGCCGCCGACCGAGGGCGCGATCCGCCTGGACGGGCAGGACATCCGCAGTCTGGGCCGGCGCGCCTTGGCCCGCCGCGTCCAGCCTATCTTCCAGGACCCGTATTCCTCGCTCAATCCGCGCCGCTCCATCGCCTCCATCGTGTCGTTGCCGCTGGAAGTGCACGGCATCGCCAACCCGAAGCAACAGAAGGCCATCGAGATGCTGGAGCGCGTGGGCCTGCCGCCGCGACTGGCGCATAACACGCCCGGCCAATTGTCCGGCGGCCAGCGCCAACGCGTGGCCATCGCGCGGGCGCTGGTGATGCATCCCGAGATCGTCATCTGCGACGAGCCGACCTCGGCGCTGGACGTGTCGGTGCAGGCCCAGATCATGAACCTGCTGATGGACCTGCGGCGCGAATTCAACCTGACCTATGTCTTCATCAGCCACAACCTGGCGGTGGTGGAGCACATCGCCACCCAGGTGGCGGTGATGTACCTGGGCCGGGTGGTCGAATCCGCGGCCACCGCGCAGCTGTTCCATGATCCGCGCCATCCGTATACGCAGGCGCTGCTGGCCTCGGTGCTGACGCCCGAGCCCGGCCTGGGCATACCGGACATGGGCCTGGGCCTGTCGTTCCCGGATCCGCTACGCCCGCCTTCGGGCTGCCCCTTCCATCCGCGCTGCCAGCAAGCCATGGCCCAATGCAAGACCGAACGCCCGGCGCTGACCCGGCGCGCGCAATCCGTGGTGGCCTGCCACCTCTATCCCCCTACCCCCAACGGAGCCCAGCAACCATGA
- a CDS encoding ABC transporter ATP-binding protein, producing MSATDIVLDVQGLTVDIATPRGPLHAVRDVSFQVRRGETLCLVGESGCGKSMTSLAIMGLLPKAAQRSTRRLSVLGEDLSAARGRRVNALRGSKMAMIFQEPMTALNPAYAIGEQLTEHYIHHCKASAQQARDRAVELLEKVGIASAGQRLSQYPHQLSGGLRQRVMIAMALMCGPELLIADEPSTALDVTIQAQILRLLADLQAELGIAMVLITHDLGVVARIARQVAVMYAGQIVEEGPVAELFASPRHPYTRGLLSCIPVPGRTPPGEALGTIPGVVPALLGELQGCAFHDRCPHAQAQCRHEVPVRGAASGQQWRCILEPEGVPA from the coding sequence ATGAGCGCCACGGACATCGTGCTGGACGTGCAGGGCCTGACCGTCGACATCGCCACGCCGCGCGGACCGCTGCATGCGGTGCGCGACGTGTCGTTCCAGGTCAGGCGCGGCGAAACGCTGTGCCTGGTGGGGGAATCCGGCTGTGGCAAGTCCATGACTTCGCTGGCCATTATGGGCCTCTTGCCCAAGGCCGCGCAGCGCAGCACGCGGCGGCTCTCGGTGCTGGGCGAAGACCTGTCGGCCGCGCGCGGGCGGCGCGTCAACGCGCTGCGCGGCAGCAAGATGGCCATGATCTTCCAGGAGCCGATGACGGCGCTCAACCCCGCCTACGCCATCGGCGAACAGTTGACCGAGCACTACATCCACCATTGCAAGGCCAGCGCGCAGCAGGCGCGCGACCGCGCGGTGGAACTGCTGGAGAAGGTCGGCATCGCTTCGGCCGGACAACGGCTTTCCCAGTATCCGCACCAGTTGTCGGGCGGCCTGCGCCAGCGCGTGATGATCGCCATGGCGTTGATGTGCGGCCCCGAACTGCTGATCGCCGACGAGCCCAGCACCGCGCTGGACGTCACCATCCAGGCGCAGATCCTGCGCCTGCTGGCGGACCTGCAGGCCGAGCTGGGCATCGCCATGGTGCTGATCACCCACGACCTGGGCGTGGTGGCGCGCATCGCGCGCCAGGTCGCCGTGATGTACGCGGGCCAGATCGTGGAGGAAGGACCGGTGGCGGAGCTGTTCGCCTCGCCGCGTCATCCCTACACTCGGGGGCTGCTCAGCTGTATCCCCGTGCCCGGGCGCACACCGCCCGGCGAAGCGCTGGGCACCATCCCGGGCGTCGTGCCCGCGCTGCTGGGCGAGCTGCAAGGCTGCGCCTTCCACGACCGCTGCCCGCACGCGCAGGCCCAATGCCGCCATGAAGTCCCCGTGCGTGGCGCCGCCTCCGGTCAGCAATGGCGCTGCATCCTCGAACCCGAAGGAGTCCCGGCATGA
- a CDS encoding ABC transporter permease yields the protein MNTPILTPTAPGVQAPPELSASTLRWRRLRRNKALLTGGGILLVIVLIALFAPWISPHDPYHQDLAYRTAPPVWYAKGTWLHPLGTDQLGRDYLSRLFYGARISLLIGISVALISGLIGTAMGMAAGYFGGKVDMAVSFLITTRLSMPVILVALATVAIVGGSLWVVILVLGLLKWDRYAVVMRSATQQVRSLEYVAAAQAAGASTWRIVWGEVLPNVVPQLIVIATLEAASAILLEASLSFLGLGVQPPLPSWGLMISEAKAYMFFSFWLIAIPGSALALLIFAINLAGDGLHQLLTPEERA from the coding sequence ATGAACACGCCCATCCTGACCCCGACCGCTCCCGGCGTCCAGGCGCCGCCGGAACTGTCCGCGTCCACCCTGCGTTGGCGGCGGCTGCGCCGCAACAAGGCGCTGCTGACCGGCGGCGGCATCCTGCTCGTCATCGTGCTGATCGCGCTGTTCGCGCCCTGGATATCGCCGCATGATCCCTATCATCAGGACCTGGCCTACCGCACCGCGCCGCCGGTCTGGTACGCCAAGGGCACCTGGCTGCATCCGCTGGGCACCGACCAGCTCGGCCGCGACTACCTGTCGCGCCTGTTCTACGGCGCCCGCATTTCGCTCTTGATCGGCATCAGCGTGGCGCTGATCTCCGGCCTGATCGGCACGGCCATGGGCATGGCGGCCGGCTACTTCGGCGGCAAGGTCGACATGGCGGTGTCCTTCCTCATCACCACCCGCCTGTCCATGCCCGTCATCCTGGTGGCGCTGGCCACGGTCGCCATCGTTGGCGGCTCGCTCTGGGTGGTGATCCTGGTGCTGGGGCTGCTCAAGTGGGACCGCTACGCGGTAGTCATGCGCAGCGCCACCCAGCAGGTGCGCTCGCTGGAATACGTGGCGGCGGCGCAGGCGGCGGGCGCGTCCACCTGGCGCATCGTGTGGGGCGAAGTGCTGCCCAACGTGGTGCCGCAGCTGATCGTGATCGCCACGCTGGAAGCCGCCAGCGCCATCCTGCTGGAAGCCTCCCTGTCCTTCCTGGGCCTGGGCGTGCAGCCGCCGCTGCCTTCGTGGGGCCTGATGATCTCGGAGGCCAAGGCCTATATGTTCTTCTCTTTCTGGCTGATCGCCATACCCGGATCGGCGCTGGCCTTGCTGATCTTCGCGATCAATCTGGCCGGTGACGGACTGCACCAACTCCTGACGCCTGAAGAGAGGGCCTGA
- a CDS encoding ABC transporter permease, which produces MLYFTIRRLGLALLVALTVSILAFLLLHLSGDPALALAGEGARQADIDMIRKTYGLDRPLAVQYADWLWHILQGDFGTSVYFKTEAGPLILSKLKTTLLLGMGALAFALLISIPLGVLAALYKGSLIDRACLAIAVLGQALPNFFFALILIMLFSISLRILPVSGSGSWQHFVMPAIALGYYVAPAFMRLIRAGMIEVLAADYIRTARAKGLPARKIVFKHALRNAIVPVVALAAVQLGYLLGGSVVIETIFALDGLGYLAYQSITYKDYPVMQLIVLLLSVLYVLLTLAADVANAWLDPRIRVS; this is translated from the coding sequence ATGCTGTATTTCACGATCAGGCGCCTGGGCCTGGCGCTGCTGGTGGCGCTGACCGTTTCCATCCTGGCGTTCCTGTTGCTGCACCTGTCCGGCGATCCGGCGCTGGCCCTGGCCGGCGAAGGCGCGCGCCAGGCCGACATCGACATGATCCGCAAGACCTACGGCCTGGACCGGCCGCTGGCCGTGCAGTACGCGGATTGGCTCTGGCACATCCTGCAGGGCGACTTCGGCACCTCGGTGTATTTCAAGACCGAGGCCGGGCCGCTGATCCTCTCCAAGCTCAAGACCACCCTGCTGCTGGGCATGGGCGCGCTGGCCTTCGCGCTCTTGATCTCGATTCCGCTGGGCGTGCTGGCCGCGCTGTACAAGGGCAGCCTGATCGACCGCGCCTGTCTCGCCATCGCCGTGCTGGGCCAGGCGCTGCCCAATTTCTTCTTCGCGCTGATCCTGATCATGCTGTTCTCGATCTCGCTACGCATCCTGCCGGTATCGGGCAGCGGCAGCTGGCAGCATTTCGTCATGCCGGCGATCGCGCTGGGCTATTACGTCGCGCCGGCCTTCATGCGCCTGATACGCGCCGGCATGATCGAGGTCCTGGCCGCCGACTACATCCGCACCGCCCGCGCCAAAGGCCTGCCGGCGCGCAAGATCGTCTTCAAGCACGCGCTGCGCAACGCCATCGTGCCGGTGGTGGCGCTGGCCGCGGTGCAGCTGGGCTACCTGCTGGGCGGCTCGGTCGTCATCGAAACCATCTTCGCGCTGGACGGCCTGGGCTACCTGGCCTACCAGAGCATCACCTACAAGGACTATCCCGTGATGCAGCTCATCGTGCTGCTGCTGTCGGTGCTGTATGTGCTGCTGACCCTGGCCGCCGATGTCGCCAACGCGTGGCTCGATCCGCGCATCCGGGTGTCCTGA
- a CDS encoding ABC transporter substrate-binding protein: MTDFRITPAASAPSRRITIPLKALAAALLACATLAAPPALAGKKDDTLRMAYDQAPESVDPYYNNVRIGVIIAANVWDTLLYRDPVTNEYKGQLAKSWKQVDDKTMEFELRQGVKFHNGEEFDADSVVYTLNYVADPKNKAVTQQNVAWIDKVEKIDKYKVRLITKEPFPGAKEYLSTTAAIHPAKYYQEVGPKGMNAKPVGSGPYKVVDYQPGKSITLERNAEYFKDSPKAQPKIGKVVIRFIPDRQTQMAEVISGGEDLIMSVPKDQAEQLGGMPSLQMVTGNTMRIVFMQMNIQEGTPAPQLKDERVRRAIIHAIDRESMLKNIVGEGGGLINTICTPSQTGCTQDGAPVYKYDPAQAKKLLAEAGYPNGFDIDLVAYRERNQTEAIINYLQAVGIRAKLNFLQYAAMRDMIRANKASLTHQTWGSNLVNDVSASTPVYFAFGNDDVTRDAQVRDLLTKGDRTIDSGARNAAYKQALDLIAQKAYAVPLWTLPAYYVATKDVNFKPYSDELVRFWDMGWK; this comes from the coding sequence ATGACTGATTTCCGCATCACCCCCGCAGCATCCGCGCCCAGCCGGCGCATCACCATCCCCCTCAAGGCCCTGGCCGCCGCCCTGCTGGCCTGCGCCACGCTGGCGGCCCCGCCGGCGCTGGCCGGCAAGAAGGACGACACCTTGCGCATGGCCTACGACCAGGCGCCGGAAAGCGTGGACCCCTACTACAACAACGTGCGGATCGGCGTCATCATCGCCGCCAACGTCTGGGACACCCTGCTCTACCGCGACCCGGTCACCAACGAATACAAGGGTCAACTCGCCAAAAGCTGGAAGCAGGTCGATGACAAGACCATGGAATTCGAGCTGCGCCAAGGCGTCAAATTCCATAACGGCGAGGAATTCGACGCGGACTCGGTGGTGTACACGCTGAACTACGTGGCGGACCCGAAGAACAAGGCCGTCACGCAGCAGAACGTGGCCTGGATCGACAAGGTCGAGAAGATCGACAAATACAAGGTGCGCCTGATCACCAAGGAGCCTTTCCCCGGCGCCAAGGAATACCTGTCCACCACCGCCGCCATCCATCCGGCCAAGTACTACCAGGAAGTCGGCCCCAAGGGCATGAATGCCAAGCCGGTGGGCTCCGGCCCCTACAAGGTGGTGGACTACCAGCCCGGCAAGTCCATCACGCTGGAACGCAATGCCGAGTACTTCAAGGATTCGCCCAAGGCCCAGCCCAAGATCGGCAAGGTGGTGATCCGCTTCATCCCCGACCGCCAGACGCAGATGGCCGAAGTCATCTCGGGCGGCGAAGACCTGATCATGAGCGTGCCCAAGGACCAGGCCGAGCAACTGGGCGGCATGCCCTCGCTGCAGATGGTGACCGGCAACACCATGCGCATCGTCTTCATGCAGATGAACATCCAGGAAGGCACGCCGGCGCCGCAGCTGAAGGACGAGCGCGTGCGCCGCGCCATCATCCACGCGATCGACCGCGAATCGATGTTGAAGAACATCGTGGGCGAAGGCGGCGGCCTCATCAACACCATCTGCACGCCTTCCCAGACGGGCTGCACCCAGGACGGCGCGCCGGTCTATAAGTACGACCCGGCCCAGGCCAAGAAGCTGCTGGCGGAAGCCGGCTACCCCAACGGCTTCGACATCGATCTGGTGGCCTACCGCGAGCGCAACCAGACCGAAGCCATCATCAACTACCTGCAGGCGGTCGGCATCCGCGCCAAGCTCAACTTCCTGCAGTACGCCGCCATGCGCGACATGATCCGCGCCAACAAGGCCTCGCTCACCCACCAGACCTGGGGCTCCAACCTGGTCAACGACGTGTCCGCGTCCACGCCGGTGTACTTCGCCTTCGGCAACGACGACGTCACCCGCGACGCGCAGGTGCGCGACCTGCTCACCAAAGGCGACCGCACCATCGACAGCGGCGCGCGCAACGCCGCCTACAAGCAGGCGCTGGACCTGATCGCGCAGAAGGCCTACGCGGTGCCGCTGTGGACCCTGCCCGCCTACTACGTGGCTACCAAGGACGTGAACTTCAAGCCCTACTCGGACGAGCTGGTGCGCTTCTGGGACATGGGCTGGAAGTAA
- a CDS encoding GntR family transcriptional regulator: MGNGRTLPATVAGQLRERIIQGEFPPGTRLNERTLCDLLGVSRTPLREAFRVLAAEGLVQIEPNRGAQVVALSEANIREAFEVIGGLEAMSCRLACERATDTEIAEIRALTYEMMASHARHDLPTYFRTNREIHERISLAAHNSLLKQLYDAQNARIQNLRFVSNENRQKWDLAMREHIEMAEALDARDADRLAGIMRQHLQRKCEAALKTLNQAPADSS; the protein is encoded by the coding sequence ATGGGCAACGGCCGCACGCTGCCGGCCACGGTGGCCGGGCAATTGCGAGAACGCATCATCCAGGGCGAATTCCCGCCCGGCACGCGCCTGAACGAGCGCACCCTCTGCGACTTGTTGGGCGTGTCCCGCACACCCTTGCGCGAAGCCTTTCGCGTGCTGGCCGCCGAAGGCCTGGTGCAGATCGAACCGAACCGCGGCGCGCAGGTGGTGGCGTTGTCAGAGGCGAACATCCGCGAAGCCTTCGAGGTCATCGGCGGGCTGGAAGCCATGTCCTGCCGGCTGGCCTGCGAACGGGCCACGGACACCGAGATCGCCGAGATCCGCGCGCTGACCTACGAAATGATGGCCAGCCACGCGCGCCACGACCTGCCCACCTACTTCCGCACCAATCGCGAAATCCACGAACGCATCAGCCTGGCCGCGCACAACAGCCTGCTCAAGCAGTTGTACGACGCCCAGAACGCCCGCATCCAGAACCTGCGCTTCGTCTCGAACGAGAACCGCCAGAAATGGGATCTGGCGATGCGCGAGCACATCGAGATGGCCGAGGCCCTGGACGCGCGCGACGCCGACCGGCTGGCCGGCATCATGCGCCAGCACTTGCAGCGCAAGTGCGAGGCGGCGTTGAAGACCTTGAACCAGGCGCCCGCCGATTCCAGCTGA
- a CDS encoding pyridoxal-phosphate-dependent aminotransferase family protein codes for MLTLNSHPSGRHFLQIPGPTNVPDRVLRAIDQPTIDHRGPEFGALGLAVLEGVKQVFQTQSPVVIFPSSGTGAWEAALVNTLSPGDCVLMVETGHFASLWRKLAGRLGLEVDFLEGDWRHPVDAAAIAARLAEDKGRKIKAVCVVHNETSTGVTSDIAAVRAAIDGAAHPALLMVDTISSLGSIDYRHDEWGVDVTVAGSQKGLMLPPGLAFNAVSARALAAADQARLPRSYWDWREMLTANARGYFPYTPSTNLLYGLYEALAMLREEGLPQVFARHQRHAQATRLALAGWGLELLSLDPAAHSPALTAVIMPQGHGADAFRKLVLERFDMSLGQGLGKLSDRVFRIGHLGHFNDLTLCGTLAGVEMGLAAASVPHRAGGVQAAMEFLAGAREQA; via the coding sequence ATGCTTACCCTGAACAGTCATCCGTCCGGCCGGCATTTCCTGCAGATCCCGGGGCCGACCAACGTGCCCGACCGCGTGCTGCGCGCCATCGATCAGCCCACCATCGACCATCGCGGCCCGGAGTTCGGCGCGCTGGGGCTGGCGGTGCTGGAAGGCGTCAAGCAGGTCTTCCAGACGCAGTCGCCGGTGGTGATCTTCCCGTCGTCCGGCACCGGCGCCTGGGAGGCCGCGTTGGTCAATACGCTGTCGCCCGGCGACTGCGTGCTGATGGTCGAGACCGGCCATTTCGCCAGCCTGTGGCGCAAACTGGCGGGGCGGCTGGGCCTGGAGGTGGACTTCCTGGAAGGCGACTGGCGGCACCCGGTGGACGCGGCGGCCATCGCCGCCCGCCTGGCCGAAGACAAGGGGCGCAAGATCAAGGCCGTGTGCGTGGTGCACAACGAAACCTCCACCGGAGTGACCAGCGACATCGCGGCGGTGCGCGCCGCGATCGACGGCGCTGCGCATCCGGCGCTGCTGATGGTGGACACGATCTCGTCGCTGGGCTCCATCGACTACCGCCACGACGAATGGGGCGTGGACGTGACCGTGGCCGGTTCGCAGAAGGGACTGATGCTGCCGCCGGGACTGGCCTTCAACGCCGTCAGCGCGCGCGCCCTGGCCGCGGCCGATCAGGCGCGGCTGCCGCGCTCGTACTGGGACTGGCGCGAGATGCTCACCGCCAACGCCCGCGGCTACTTTCCGTACACGCCTTCGACCAACCTGCTATACGGCTTGTATGAAGCCCTGGCCATGCTGCGCGAAGAAGGCCTGCCGCAAGTCTTCGCGCGCCACCAGCGCCACGCCCAGGCCACGCGCCTGGCCTTGGCTGGCTGGGGGCTGGAGCTGCTGAGCCTGGATCCGGCCGCGCACAGCCCGGCGCTGACGGCGGTGATCATGCCGCAAGGCCATGGCGCCGACGCCTTCCGCAAGCTGGTGCTGGAACGCTTCGACATGTCGCTGGGCCAGGGCCTGGGCAAGCTGTCCGACCGCGTGTTCCGCATCGGCCACCTGGGCCACTTCAACGACCTGACGCTGTGCGGCACCTTGGCCGGCGTGGAAATGGGCCTGGCCGCCGCAAGCGTGCCGCATCGGGCGGGCGGCGTGCAGGCGGCAATGGAATTCCTGGCCGGGGCGCGCGAGCAAGCGTAG
- a CDS encoding serine hydrolase domain-containing protein, with protein sequence MNTLMQQAIQFANDHESAWDRSVQGNFGVHLNDPPPWNRLLGPIHDRGPVSGVVTVRGETIASWGEPERADLTFSVAKLYLAILAGVAHDRGLLPDVDEPVGKRVRGIGFDEGQNADITWRHLLQQTSEWEGERFGVSDQADRYRAVTFGVPPDGKKGEARPLQRPGTYWEYNDVRINQLSYALLHLFRKPLPEVFREAVTRPIGASEDWQWVGYDNAWVEIDGQRMPSVPGGSHWGGGMSISARDQALIGQMLLNDGMANGRRILSSEWIRAMRTPCAIAPYYGYLIWLNHEGRVFPSVPASSFFGVGAGSSFTWVEPERQMVVIVRWLDSAHADALFGKILGAVDAGV encoded by the coding sequence ATGAACACACTCATGCAGCAGGCGATCCAGTTCGCCAACGACCACGAATCCGCCTGGGACCGCAGCGTCCAGGGCAACTTCGGCGTGCACCTGAACGATCCGCCGCCCTGGAACCGCCTGCTGGGCCCCATCCACGACCGTGGCCCGGTGTCGGGCGTGGTGACCGTGCGCGGCGAAACCATTGCGTCCTGGGGCGAGCCCGAGCGTGCCGACCTGACCTTCAGCGTGGCCAAGCTGTACCTGGCGATCCTGGCCGGCGTTGCCCACGACCGCGGCCTGCTGCCGGACGTGGATGAACCGGTAGGCAAGCGCGTGCGCGGCATCGGCTTTGATGAAGGGCAGAATGCCGACATCACCTGGCGTCATCTGCTGCAGCAGACCAGCGAATGGGAAGGCGAACGCTTCGGCGTGTCCGACCAGGCCGACCGCTATCGCGCCGTCACCTTCGGCGTGCCGCCGGACGGCAAGAAAGGCGAGGCGCGGCCCTTGCAGCGTCCCGGCACGTACTGGGAATACAACGACGTGCGCATCAACCAGCTGTCGTATGCGCTGCTGCACCTGTTCCGCAAACCCTTGCCCGAGGTCTTCCGCGAAGCCGTCACGCGGCCCATCGGCGCCAGCGAAGACTGGCAATGGGTGGGCTACGACAACGCCTGGGTCGAGATCGACGGCCAGCGCATGCCGTCGGTGCCTGGCGGTTCGCACTGGGGCGGGGGCATGTCCATCAGCGCCCGCGACCAGGCGCTGATCGGCCAGATGTTGCTGAACGACGGCATGGCCAACGGCCGCCGCATCCTTTCGAGCGAATGGATCCGTGCCATGCGCACGCCATGCGCGATCGCGCCGTATTACGGCTATCTGATCTGGCTGAATCATGAAGGCCGCGTGTTTCCAAGCGTGCCGGCTTCCAGCTTTTTCGGCGTGGGGGCGGGTAGCTCGTTTACCTGGGTGGAGCCGGAGCGGCAGATGGTAGTGATCGTGCGCTGGCTGGATTCGGCTCACGCCGATGCGCTGTTTGGCAAGATCCTGGGCGCGGTGGACGCTGGCGTCTAG
- a CDS encoding aldo/keto reductase produces the protein MNYRRLGRSNLRVSPLCLGTMMFGEQTPDDEAARIVASARDHGLNFIDTADVYNGGRSEEVVGKLLKGQRHDWVLASKIGNAVGEGPNQAHYSRQWLMRGVEESLTRLGTDFMDILYLHRDYHEENLEEALWALGDLIRAGKLRSFGLSNFRGWRIAEVMRLCEKMGVPQPVVCQPYYNMLNRGPEVEILPACKHYGLGVVPYSPIARGVLTGKYLPGQAPAADSRAGRGDRRILATEFREESLEIAQKLVAHAAARGTQAGHFATAWVLANPIITAVIAGPRTLAQMEDYYAALAVKITAEDEAVVNDWVTPGHASTHGYNDPNYPFHGRPVAAA, from the coding sequence ATGAACTACCGCCGCCTCGGCCGCAGCAATCTCCGCGTCTCTCCGCTCTGCCTGGGCACCATGATGTTCGGCGAGCAGACCCCCGACGACGAAGCCGCCCGCATCGTCGCGTCCGCGCGTGACCATGGCCTGAATTTCATCGACACCGCCGACGTCTACAACGGCGGCCGCTCCGAAGAAGTGGTCGGCAAGCTGCTGAAAGGCCAGCGCCACGACTGGGTGCTCGCCAGCAAGATCGGCAACGCCGTCGGTGAAGGCCCGAACCAGGCGCACTATTCGCGCCAGTGGCTCATGCGCGGCGTGGAGGAAAGCCTCACGCGCCTGGGCACCGACTTCATGGACATCCTCTACCTGCACCGCGACTACCACGAGGAAAACCTCGAAGAAGCCCTGTGGGCGCTGGGCGACCTGATCCGCGCCGGCAAGCTGCGCAGCTTCGGCCTGTCCAACTTCCGCGGCTGGCGCATCGCCGAGGTCATGCGCCTGTGCGAAAAAATGGGCGTGCCGCAACCCGTGGTCTGCCAGCCTTACTACAACATGCTCAACCGCGGCCCTGAAGTCGAGATCCTGCCCGCCTGCAAGCACTACGGCCTGGGCGTCGTGCCCTACAGCCCGATCGCGCGCGGCGTGCTCACCGGCAAGTACCTGCCGGGCCAGGCGCCGGCGGCCGACAGCCGCGCCGGACGCGGCGATCGCCGTATCCTGGCCACCGAGTTCCGTGAAGAATCCCTGGAAATCGCGCAGAAGCTGGTGGCGCACGCCGCGGCGCGCGGCACGCAGGCGGGGCATTTCGCCACCGCCTGGGTGTTGGCCAATCCCATCATCACCGCCGTCATCGCCGGCCCGCGCACCTTGGCGCAGATGGAGGACTACTACGCGGCCCTGGCCGTGAAGATCACGGCCGAGGACGAGGCCGTCGTCAATGACTGGGTGACGCCGGGCCATGCTTCGACCCACGGCTACAACGATCCCAACTACCCGTTCCACGGCCGCCCGGTAGCGGCGGCCTGA
- a CDS encoding MFS transporter produces the protein MAKQNEAAVRRVVTASLIGATIEWYDFFLYGVVAGIVFNKLYFPTGDPTVSTMLAYTTFAVGFVTRPLGGLIFGHFGDRIGRKSMLVMTLMIMGIATFLIGLVPTYDSIGIWAPILLLLLRVFQGIGLGGEWGGAVLMAYEYAPPGKKGFYASLPQIGLAIGLCLASGTVALLSTLLTDAQFMAWGWRIAFLASAAMVAVGMYIRLNIKETPEFAAVKANNAESRIPFFDMLKRYPGNVLKGMGARYIDGVFFNVFGVFSIAYLTQTVQITRTEALIGVMAAALVMCFFIPFFGRLSDRIGRTRVYFWGSLITAAASFPGFWLMTNNQGSVMLIWLAIIIPFGILYAAVYGPEAALFCELFDAKVRYTGISFVYQFSGIFASGITPIIATALLKTGGGQPWLICLYVLFAGVVSAICAMLIGRGAQPAELEAAAATGIPAAGLRKA, from the coding sequence ATGGCCAAGCAAAATGAAGCCGCGGTGCGCAGAGTCGTCACGGCGTCGCTGATCGGCGCCACCATCGAGTGGTATGACTTTTTCCTGTACGGCGTCGTCGCGGGCATCGTGTTCAACAAGCTGTATTTCCCCACCGGCGACCCGACGGTCTCGACCATGCTGGCCTACACCACCTTCGCCGTGGGCTTTGTCACGCGGCCTCTGGGCGGGCTGATCTTCGGCCACTTCGGCGACCGCATCGGCAGAAAAAGCATGCTGGTGATGACCTTGATGATCATGGGCATCGCCACCTTCCTGATCGGCCTGGTGCCCACCTATGACAGCATCGGCATCTGGGCGCCTATCCTGTTGCTGCTGCTGCGCGTGTTCCAGGGCATCGGGCTGGGCGGCGAATGGGGCGGCGCGGTGCTGATGGCCTACGAGTACGCGCCGCCGGGCAAGAAAGGCTTCTACGCCTCGCTGCCGCAGATCGGGCTGGCTATCGGGCTGTGCCTGGCTTCCGGCACGGTGGCGCTGCTGTCCACCCTGCTGACCGACGCCCAGTTCATGGCCTGGGGCTGGCGCATCGCCTTCCTGGCGTCGGCCGCCATGGTGGCGGTGGGCATGTACATCCGCCTGAACATCAAGGAGACGCCCGAGTTCGCGGCGGTCAAGGCCAATAACGCAGAAAGCCGCATCCCCTTCTTCGATATGCTCAAGCGCTATCCGGGCAATGTTCTCAAGGGCATGGGCGCGCGCTACATCGACGGTGTGTTCTTCAACGTGTTCGGCGTGTTCTCGATCGCGTACCTGACGCAGACCGTGCAGATCACGCGCACCGAGGCGCTGATCGGCGTGATGGCCGCGGCCCTGGTGATGTGCTTCTTCATCCCCTTCTTCGGCCGCCTGTCCGACCGCATCGGCCGCACACGGGTCTACTTCTGGGGCTCGCTCATCACCGCCGCGGCGTCCTTCCCCGGTTTCTGGCTGATGACCAACAACCAGGGCAGCGTGATGCTGATCTGGCTGGCCATCATCATTCCGTTCGGCATCCTGTACGCCGCGGTGTACGGGCCGGAGGCGGCGCTGTTCTGCGAGCTGTTCGATGCCAAGGTGCGCTACACCGGCATTTCCTTCGTCTATCAGTTCTCGGGCATCTTCGCTTCGGGCATCACGCCCATCATTGCGACCGCGCTGTTGAAGACGGGTGGCGGCCAGCCTTGGCTGATCTGCCTGTATGTGCTGTTCGCGGGGGTGGTGTCGGCGATCTGCGCCATGCTGATCGGGCGTGGCGCGCAGCCGGCCGAGCTGGAGGCGGCCGCGGCGACTGGGATACCCGCGGCGGGCTTGCGCAAGGCCTGA